A window from Drosophila nasuta strain 15112-1781.00 chromosome 3, ASM2355853v1, whole genome shotgun sequence encodes these proteins:
- the LOC132794396 gene encoding DNA replication licensing factor Mcm7, protein MARRDYAQDRESIKTFLAEFCKCDDDGKKEFVYGSQLVKLAHREQVLITIDLDDLAEFNESLAEAVIENCRRYAAIFSDVIAELLPSYKQQEVHAKDALDVYIEHRLMMDARTRNPMEQRDERNAFPTELMKRFEVGFKPQSTEKAHSIREVKAQQIGKLVTVRGIVTRCTEVKPMMVVATYTCDRCGSETYQPVNSLSFIPVQDCPSDDCRVNKAGGRLYLQTRGSKFVKFQEIKMQEHSDQVPVGHIPRSMTVLCRGEVTRMAQPGDHVLVSGVFLPMVRTGFAQMIQGLLSETFLQAHRIICINKNDDISDKDAELTPAELEELAQDDFYERLATSLAPEIYGHLDVKKALLLLLVGGVDKRPDGMKIRGSINICLMGDPGVAKSQLLGYISRLAVRSQYTTGRGSSGVGLTAAVMKDPLTGEMTLEGGALVLADQGVCCIDEFDKMADADRTAIHEVMEQQTISIAKAGIMTTLNARVSILAAANPAFGRYNPRRTVEQNIQLPAALLSRFDLLWLIQDKPDRDNDLRLAKHITYVHSHSKQPPSRIKSLDMNLMRRYINLCKRKNPTIPDELTEYIVGAYVELRREARNQKDMTFTSARNLLGILRLSTALARLRLSDRVEKDDVSEALRLLEMSKDSLNQIHEHQKGHVPNTSDRIFAIVRELAGSGKAVKIADIMDRCTTKGFKPDQVDKCIDDYEELNVWQVNMGRTKITFM, encoded by the exons ATGGCACGCCGAGACTACGCTCAAGACAGAG AATCGATCAAAACCTTTTTGGCCGAATTCTGCAAATGTGACGACGATGGCAAAAAGGAGTTTGTTTATGGTTCGCAACTCGTCAAGCTGGCGCATCGTGAACAAGTGCTCATCACCATCGATCTAGATGATCTGGCTGAATTCAATGAGAGTCTCGCCGAGGCTGTGATTGAGAATTGTCGACGCTATGCGGCCATTTTCAGTGATGTGATTGCCGAGCTACTGCCCAGCTACAAACAACAAGAGGTGCACGCAAAGGATGCGCTTGATGTGTATATCGAGCATCGCTTGATGATGGATGCACGCACGCGCAATCCCATGGAGCAGCGCGATGAACGCAACGCCTTCCCCACCGAGCTGATGAAGCGATT TGAGGTTGGTTTCAAGCCACAGTCTACAGAGAAGGCGCACTCCATCCGCGAAGTGAAGGCACAGCAGATTGGCAAACTGGTCACAGTGCGTGGCATTGTCACCCGCTGCACCGAGGTGAAGCCAATGATGGTGGTGGCCACCTACACTTGCGATCGCTGCGGCTCCGAGACCTATCAGCCCGTCAATTCGTTGTCGTTTATTCCTGTGCAAGATTGTCCTTCGGATGATTGCCGTGTGAACAAAGCAGGCGGACGTCTTTATCTGCAGACGCGTGGCTCCAAGTTCGTCAAGTTCCAGGAAATCAAAATGCAGGAGCACAGCGATCAAGTGCCCGTTGGCCACATTCCACGCAGCATGACGGTGCTCTGTCGTGGCGAGGTGACGCGCATGGCACAGCCAGGTGATCATGTGCTTGTCTCGGGTGTTTTCCTGCCCATGGTGCGCACGGGATTCGCACAGATGATTCAGGGTCTGCTCTCGGAGACTTTCCTGCAAGCACAC CGCATCATTTGCATCAACAAAAACGACGACATTTCGGACAAGGACGCAGAACTCACGCCCGCTGAATTGGAGGAGTTGGCCCAGGATGATTTCTATGAGCGTCTGGCTACCAGCTTGGCACCTGAAATCTACGGTCATTTGGATGTAAAGAaggctttgcttttgttgcttgttggcGGCGTCGATAAGCGTCCTGATGGCATGAAGATTCGTGGTAGCATCAACATATGTCTGATGGGCGATCCTGGTGTGGCCAAATCCCAGCTGCTCGGCTACATTAGTCGTCTGGCCGTGCGTTCGCAGTACACCACAGGACGTGGTTCCTCAGGCGTGGGTCTAACAGCTGCTGTCATGAAGGATCCGCTAACAGGAGAAATGACGCTCGAGGGTGGCGCTTTGGTGTTGGCTGATCAGGGCGTCTGCTGCATTGACGAGTTCGATAAAATGGCGGATGCGGATCGTACAGCTATTCACGAGGTGATGGAACAGCAGACCATCTCCATTGCCAAAGCAGGCATCATGACCACACTGAATGCGCGTGTTTCCATCTTGGCAGCAGCCAATCCTGCCTTTGGTCGTTACAATCCACGTCGCACGGTGGAGCAAAACATTCAGTTGCCTGCCGCTTTGTTGTCGCGTTTCGATTTGCTGTGGCTCATTCAGGATAAACCGGATCGTGACAATGATTTGCGGCTGGCCAAGCACATTACGTATGTGCACAGCCACAGCAAGCAGCCGCCGTCGCGCATCAAGTCGCTGGACATGAATCTGATGCGACGCTACATTAATCTGTGCAAGCGCAAGAATCCAACCATTCCCGACGAGCTCACCGAGTACATTGTGGGCGCCTATGTGGAGCTGCGTCGCGAGGCGCGCAACCAGAAGGACATGACCTTCACATCGGCTCGTAATCTGCTCGGCATTCTGCGTCTCTCGACGGCTTTGGCACGTCTACGTCTCTCCGATCGCGTGGAGAAGGATGATGTTTCAGAGGCGCTGCGTTTGCTGGAGATGTCCAAGGATTCGCTCAACCAGATACACGAGCACCAAAAGGGACA TGTTCCCAACACTTCGGATCGCATCTTTGCCATCGTACGCGAGTTGGCTGGATCGGGCAAAGCGGTTAAGATTGCCGACATCATGGATCGCTGCACTACAAAGGGCTTCAAACCCGACCAGGTGGACAAATGCATCGATGACTACGAAGAACTCAACGTGTGGCAGGTCAACATGGGCCGCACCAAGATTACATTTATGTAA
- the LOC132794398 gene encoding uncharacterized protein LOC132794398, with the protein MFKELVVFVHTAVRNFFLMRPTAVGPRGSACRVVVKNSWWANIVFFIAIFTPLYVCLLKDVLGLLRDVNYKINRGN; encoded by the exons ATGTTCAAGGAACTTGTAGTGTTTGTGCACACAGCAGTTCGCAACTTCTTCCTGATGCGTCCAACTGCAGTTGGGCCACGTGGA AGCGCGTGTCGTGTCGTTGTTAAGAACAGTTGGTGGGCAAACATTGTGTTCTTTATTGCCATCTTCACGCCGCTCTACGTCTGCCTGCTGAAGGATGTGCTAGGACTCTTGCGTGACGTTAACTACAAGATCAACCGGGGCAATTAG